One Obesumbacterium proteus DNA window includes the following coding sequences:
- a CDS encoding PTS transporter subunit EIIC, which produces MAINYADSAKEIVKLIGSDNNVINVTHCATRLRFVLKDNSQVDKETLKRVKGVITVIESSGQLQVVIGNHVGDAYREVLKLIQVDENAAVSAPNVGIVSRLMDIISSIFAPFLYPLAACGVLQGLISLFAVLGWMDPASGTYRILNFVSWTGFTFLPVMVAYTAAKKFNVNPFTAVIAACALVCPDYMSMLTANKILLVNSADPAMQELMKEAVNNPQIARVLTEVVGIPLSADPLTFLGMPVEYLSYTSAVIPIILMVWMMSYVQRFFERILPLVIRNLFTPMFCLAIIVPLTLLVFGPIGNMIGGAIGGVYNTLYHLSPAVAGFVVGALWTPLVTLGVHWGITPVTVGNYATLGYDTFTGLQASAVFAMAGAVLGVYLKSKDAEMKRVALSAGMTGLFGITEPAIYGVALRLKRPMVCACMAGAVGGAIAGSFNAVSWSYCIPGIAVLPVFFKEGHLPQFLGFVLSISVAFVLGAVFTWFAGFKEEIPAAVTDTKAAAQPEVA; this is translated from the coding sequence ATGGCAATTAATTATGCGGACTCGGCCAAGGAAATTGTAAAATTAATTGGTAGCGATAATAATGTGATTAATGTCACACATTGTGCAACGCGTCTACGATTTGTATTAAAAGATAATTCGCAGGTAGATAAAGAAACCCTTAAACGTGTTAAAGGCGTTATTACAGTTATTGAGTCTAGCGGGCAATTACAGGTGGTGATTGGTAACCACGTGGGTGATGCCTATCGAGAAGTGCTAAAGCTGATTCAGGTGGATGAAAATGCCGCCGTCAGCGCACCTAACGTCGGCATTGTTAGCCGTCTGATGGATATCATTTCCAGTATTTTTGCGCCTTTCCTCTATCCGCTGGCTGCATGTGGTGTTTTGCAGGGGCTAATTTCGCTGTTTGCCGTTTTAGGCTGGATGGATCCTGCCAGCGGAACCTACCGTATCTTGAACTTCGTTTCATGGACCGGATTTACTTTCCTGCCGGTGATGGTGGCTTACACCGCTGCGAAGAAATTTAACGTTAATCCATTTACTGCCGTGATTGCCGCCTGTGCGCTGGTTTGCCCTGACTACATGAGCATGCTGACAGCCAACAAGATCCTGCTGGTTAACTCAGCCGATCCTGCAATGCAGGAGCTGATGAAAGAAGCGGTGAATAATCCACAGATTGCCCGTGTGCTAACGGAAGTTGTGGGGATCCCGCTTAGCGCAGATCCGCTCACGTTTTTAGGTATGCCTGTGGAGTATTTGAGCTATACCTCGGCGGTTATTCCGATCATTTTGATGGTGTGGATGATGTCGTATGTGCAGCGTTTCTTTGAACGAATTCTGCCGCTGGTGATCCGCAATCTGTTCACGCCGATGTTCTGTCTGGCGATTATTGTTCCTCTGACACTGCTGGTATTTGGCCCGATTGGCAACATGATTGGCGGTGCCATCGGCGGGGTTTACAACACGCTTTATCACCTCAGTCCTGCGGTAGCCGGTTTTGTGGTTGGCGCGCTGTGGACGCCGTTAGTTACCTTGGGTGTGCATTGGGGGATTACTCCGGTCACCGTGGGCAACTACGCGACTTTGGGCTACGACACCTTTACTGGCCTGCAAGCCTCCGCCGTGTTTGCTATGGCGGGCGCCGTTCTGGGCGTTTACCTGAAATCTAAAGATGCCGAGATGAAACGCGTTGCGCTGTCTGCGGGGATGACGGGTCTGTTCGGGATTACTGAACCTGCAATTTATGGTGTGGCATTGCGCTTAAAGCGTCCGATGGTCTGTGCCTGCATGGCGGGTGCGGTCGGCGGTGCCATTGCCGGTTCCTTCAATGCGGTATCGTGGAGCTACTGTATCCCAGGGATCGCGGTGCTGCCGGTGTTCTTCAAAGAAGGGCATCTGCCTCAGTTCCTTGGTTTCGTCCTGTCGATAAGCGTGGCCTTTGTCCTCGGTGCCGTATTCACCTGGTTTGCCGGATTTAAAGAAGAAATTCCAGCAGCAGTGACAGATACCAAAGCAGCGGCGCAGCCTGAAGTCGCTTGA
- a CDS encoding 6-phospho-beta-glucosidase, translated as MKQQRLPDDFLWGGAVAAHQVEGGWDQGGKGPSIVDVLSSGSHGVDRVITDGIQDGYLYANHDAVDFYHRYKGDIALFAEMGFKCFRTSIAWSRIFPKGDEVEPNEAGLQFYDEMFDELLKYGIEPVITLSHFEMPWHLVKEYGGWKNRKVVDFFVHFSEVVIKRYQHKVKYWMTFNEINNQRNWKTPLFGYCCSGVIYTNEPNPEECMYQVLHHQFVASAQVVKLGHDINPALQIGCMIAMVPLYPYSCHPDDVMYAQEAMRERFLFGDVHMRGYYPSYILKEWERKGYHIEMQPNDKQILLDGCADYIGLSYYMSNAVQANSAGTGTALAGFEGSVPNPHVKASEWGWQIDPVGLRYTLNILYERYQKPLFIVENGFGAVDKAGADGQIHDDYRIAYLKSHIEQMKKAVIDDGVELMGYTPWGCIDCVSFTTGQYSKRYGFIYVDKHDDGTGTQERSKKQSFDWYKQVIESNGEKL; from the coding sequence ATGAAACAACAACGGTTACCGGATGATTTTCTGTGGGGCGGCGCGGTCGCGGCTCATCAGGTTGAAGGCGGCTGGGATCAGGGCGGCAAAGGGCCAAGCATCGTTGATGTCTTATCCAGCGGATCGCATGGCGTCGATCGCGTGATCACCGATGGCATCCAAGACGGTTACCTTTATGCCAACCACGACGCGGTCGATTTTTATCATCGCTACAAGGGTGATATCGCGCTGTTTGCTGAGATGGGCTTTAAATGTTTTCGCACCTCGATTGCGTGGTCGCGCATTTTCCCGAAGGGGGATGAAGTAGAACCAAATGAAGCAGGGTTACAGTTTTACGATGAGATGTTCGATGAGCTGTTGAAATATGGCATTGAGCCGGTGATTACGCTGTCGCATTTCGAAATGCCGTGGCATTTGGTGAAAGAGTATGGCGGCTGGAAAAACCGTAAAGTCGTTGATTTCTTTGTTCACTTTAGCGAAGTAGTGATCAAGCGTTACCAGCACAAAGTGAAATACTGGATGACGTTCAACGAGATCAACAACCAGCGTAACTGGAAAACACCGCTGTTTGGTTATTGCTGTTCAGGGGTGATTTACACCAATGAGCCTAACCCTGAAGAGTGCATGTACCAAGTACTGCATCACCAGTTTGTTGCCAGCGCACAGGTGGTGAAATTAGGGCACGATATTAATCCTGCGCTACAAATCGGCTGCATGATTGCGATGGTGCCGCTCTACCCATACTCCTGCCATCCCGATGATGTAATGTATGCGCAGGAAGCGATGCGTGAGCGTTTCCTGTTTGGCGATGTGCATATGCGTGGCTATTACCCTTCATACATTCTTAAAGAGTGGGAGCGCAAAGGCTATCACATTGAAATGCAACCGAATGACAAGCAGATTTTGTTAGATGGATGTGCGGATTATATCGGCCTGAGCTACTACATGAGTAATGCGGTACAGGCAAACTCAGCGGGAACAGGAACGGCGCTGGCGGGCTTTGAGGGATCGGTACCAAACCCGCATGTGAAAGCATCAGAGTGGGGATGGCAGATCGACCCTGTAGGTCTGCGTTATACGCTGAACATTTTGTATGAGCGTTACCAGAAGCCGCTGTTTATCGTTGAAAACGGCTTTGGCGCGGTCGACAAAGCCGGTGCCGATGGGCAAATTCACGATGATTACCGCATCGCGTATTTAAAATCCCACATCGAGCAGATGAAAAAGGCGGTGATTGACGACGGCGTTGAGCTGATGGGGTATACCCCGTGGGGCTGCATCGATTGTGTTTCTTTCACAACCGGCCAGTACAGTAAACGTTATGGCTTTATCTACGTTGATAAACATGATGATGGCACTGGCACGCAAGAACGGTCGAAAAAACAGAGTTTCGATTGGTATAAGCAAGTGATTGAGAGCAATGGTGAGAAGTTGTAG
- a CDS encoding SDR family NAD(P)-dependent oxidoreductase has protein sequence MSTSAQQPRVVIVTGASQGIGHAIAQTFLKNGDIVIGCAFSSLEKAPHAKTLLEHFPEHFCYYSVDITCTENISEFVAAVEQRFGRLDVLVSNAGKNVFKGIDCELEDWHHNLDLNLRSHWYMAKCCRGMLEKSRGVILVMTSNHAFSTMPGCAPYNITKRALLSLVQSLTIEWGPAIRSVGIAPGFIDTAGNQVWFDSHGDGEKARQETIAKHPVGRIGTSEEVGELCLFLSSPAAGFIAGTTIVMDGGRSALMQD, from the coding sequence ATGTCTACATCAGCCCAGCAGCCACGCGTTGTCATCGTGACCGGCGCCAGCCAAGGCATCGGCCACGCCATCGCACAAACATTCTTAAAAAACGGTGATATCGTTATTGGCTGCGCTTTTTCATCATTGGAAAAAGCCCCGCATGCCAAAACGTTGTTAGAGCACTTCCCCGAGCATTTTTGCTACTACTCAGTTGATATCACCTGCACCGAAAACATCAGCGAATTTGTTGCCGCCGTTGAGCAACGCTTTGGCCGTCTTGACGTACTGGTTTCCAACGCAGGCAAAAACGTCTTTAAAGGCATTGATTGCGAACTAGAAGATTGGCACCACAATCTCGATCTTAACCTGCGCTCGCATTGGTATATGGCGAAGTGCTGCCGCGGGATGTTAGAGAAATCACGAGGCGTTATTCTGGTGATGACCTCCAATCATGCCTTTTCAACCATGCCAGGCTGCGCGCCTTACAACATCACCAAGCGCGCGTTGCTCTCGCTGGTACAAAGCCTCACCATTGAATGGGGTCCAGCTATTCGCAGCGTGGGAATAGCTCCAGGCTTCATTGATACTGCGGGAAATCAGGTTTGGTTTGACTCACACGGCGACGGAGAAAAAGCACGGCAGGAAACTATCGCCAAACATCCTGTTGGCCGTATCGGAACGTCTGAAGAAGTTGGCGAACTGTGCCTGTTCTTATCCAGCCCCGCGGCTGGATTTATCGCGGGAACCACCATCGTGATGGACGGTGGGCGAAGTGCTCTGATGCAGGACTGA
- a CDS encoding dihydrodipicolinate synthase family protein, giving the protein MYQSTDICGVNPIAAMPFTSQGELDYSSFSRMLEHLATAGIQGLTLFGIASEFPKLDDNERLLLSNQFLSDLRGSGVFRAISVTDHSTEVAMKRARDYQKRGADALMLLPPFFLQPSPEAILHHIFSVLEAVDIPVMVQYAPGETGLAITPAQLAEVATRYPHAVFKIECNPPVAYTREFLQQAPQASVLNGYAGLYMLQMLEAGGKGVMPGCSFSEIYVQIYQRWQQGEKAAAQELHQQLLPWIQRWMTHCEYIIQVEKTILQRRGIIATDYCRHPGWSLTEQDRLMIDSFISTFAL; this is encoded by the coding sequence ATGTATCAATCAACAGACATCTGCGGCGTCAATCCGATTGCAGCCATGCCCTTCACATCGCAGGGCGAACTGGATTACTCAAGCTTTAGCCGTATGTTAGAGCATCTGGCCACAGCCGGTATTCAGGGATTAACCCTATTCGGCATCGCCAGCGAATTTCCTAAGTTGGATGACAACGAACGCTTACTGCTTTCCAATCAGTTTTTATCCGACCTTCGCGGCAGCGGCGTTTTTCGCGCTATTTCGGTCACCGACCACAGCACTGAGGTTGCCATGAAACGCGCTCGCGACTATCAAAAACGCGGTGCCGACGCTCTGATGCTACTGCCGCCCTTCTTTCTACAGCCGAGCCCTGAGGCAATTTTACATCATATTTTCTCGGTGCTAGAAGCGGTCGATATTCCGGTTATGGTGCAATACGCACCGGGTGAAACTGGGCTGGCCATCACGCCTGCACAGCTAGCCGAGGTCGCCACCCGCTATCCACACGCGGTGTTTAAAATTGAATGCAATCCACCGGTGGCTTACACCCGTGAATTTTTACAACAAGCGCCGCAGGCCAGCGTTCTTAACGGTTATGCAGGGCTTTATATGCTGCAAATGCTCGAGGCGGGAGGTAAAGGCGTGATGCCGGGTTGCTCCTTCAGCGAGATCTATGTACAGATTTATCAGCGCTGGCAGCAAGGGGAAAAAGCCGCCGCACAGGAATTACATCAGCAGCTGCTGCCGTGGATCCAGCGCTGGATGACACACTGCGAATACATTATTCAGGTGGAGAAAACGATCCTGCAACGCCGAGGGATCATCGCCACTGATTACTGTCGTCACCCTGGCTGGTCACTGACGGAGCAAGATCGTCTGATGATCGACAGTTTCATTTCAACATTTGCTCTTTAA
- the ilvD gene encoding dihydroxy-acid dehydratase, producing MSGCKSCGTCGDGHFNPVLSGDDGALKRALYKSMGHTDEQLRRPVIAVVNSYTNATAGHANLNELTAEVLKGIDEAGGVGMVFGTIAPCDGIAEGHLGMRYILAAREVIASSIEVMMRAHRFDGMVLLGSCDKIVPAMLMAAARLDIPAILVNGGPMYPAEYHGKHWDGNIVTEAIGWKKRGEIDEAEFRHIEDIAEPGPGSCTMYGTANTMCSISEVLGMSLPGSAMLPAISQARRECAFRTGQTAVDLVKRGVNARQIITPQSIRNAMIYLLATGGSTNAILHLQAIHYEGEYGHLPLSDFDKLSHQVPLVASLYPASEYDMIDFWEAGGVAAVEKEIASLMDLNALTVNGQTKGEWLAQVPVSHRPEVIHTLAIPVRNEAGVAVLHGNLSPLGCVVKPAAVPEHLMTFSGPAVVFNSEQESVDAILSGDIAPGSVLVLRYEGPKGGPGMPEMYKPMKHLEGMGLSDSCALITDGRFSGSNRGLFVGHISPEASDGGDLALVENGDIITINIPTRELTLNVDQATLAKRRQHWVPIEKQVPRGFLRLYRRWALPAAQGAVLADRDEE from the coding sequence ATGAGTGGATGTAAAAGCTGTGGCACCTGTGGTGATGGTCATTTTAACCCAGTACTGAGCGGCGATGACGGTGCGCTTAAACGCGCGCTGTACAAATCAATGGGGCATACGGACGAACAGTTGCGTCGTCCGGTTATTGCGGTCGTGAACAGCTATACCAACGCTACGGCTGGTCATGCGAACCTCAATGAGCTTACCGCCGAAGTGCTGAAAGGAATTGATGAAGCCGGCGGCGTTGGCATGGTCTTTGGCACCATTGCACCCTGCGACGGTATTGCCGAAGGGCATTTGGGCATGCGCTACATTCTTGCGGCCCGCGAAGTGATCGCCAGCTCAATCGAAGTGATGATGCGCGCCCACCGTTTTGACGGCATGGTGCTGCTCGGCTCCTGTGACAAAATTGTTCCCGCCATGCTCATGGCCGCAGCACGTCTGGATATTCCGGCCATTCTGGTTAACGGTGGTCCAATGTATCCGGCGGAATATCACGGCAAACATTGGGACGGCAATATCGTTACCGAGGCTATCGGCTGGAAAAAACGTGGTGAAATCGACGAAGCTGAGTTCCGACATATTGAAGATATCGCCGAGCCCGGCCCAGGCTCCTGCACCATGTATGGCACCGCCAATACGATGTGCAGTATCTCAGAGGTGTTAGGCATGAGTTTGCCGGGTAGCGCGATGCTTCCCGCCATCTCTCAAGCGCGTCGTGAATGCGCTTTCCGCACCGGCCAAACCGCCGTTGACTTAGTCAAACGCGGCGTCAATGCGCGGCAAATTATCACACCGCAGTCGATCCGTAACGCCATGATTTATCTGCTGGCAACCGGCGGTTCAACCAACGCGATCCTACATTTACAGGCGATTCATTACGAAGGGGAATACGGTCATCTACCGCTGTCAGACTTCGATAAGTTAAGCCATCAGGTTCCGCTCGTCGCGTCGCTCTACCCCGCATCGGAATACGACATGATCGATTTCTGGGAGGCAGGCGGCGTGGCCGCAGTTGAAAAAGAGATCGCGTCGCTGATGGATCTCAACGCGCTGACCGTCAATGGACAAACCAAAGGCGAATGGCTGGCTCAGGTTCCAGTCAGTCATCGCCCTGAAGTCATTCACACATTGGCCATTCCGGTACGCAATGAGGCAGGGGTTGCCGTCTTACATGGCAACTTATCGCCGCTCGGCTGCGTAGTTAAACCAGCTGCCGTACCTGAACACCTGATGACGTTCAGCGGCCCTGCGGTCGTGTTCAACAGCGAGCAAGAATCGGTTGATGCCATTCTTTCCGGCGATATCGCCCCGGGCAGCGTGCTGGTTCTGCGCTATGAAGGCCCCAAAGGCGGGCCGGGTATGCCAGAAATGTATAAGCCCATGAAACATCTAGAAGGTATGGGGCTTTCTGATAGCTGTGCGTTGATCACCGATGGCCGCTTCTCCGGCTCCAACCGCGGGCTGTTTGTTGGCCACATTTCACCCGAAGCCAGTGACGGCGGCGATCTGGCATTGGTCGAAAATGGCGACATCATCACCATCAATATTCCTACCCGCGAACTCACGCTGAACGTTGACCAAGCCACGTTAGCAAAACGCCGTCAGCATTGGGTACCGATTGAAAAACAGGTACCACGTGGATTCCTGCGTTTATATCGCCGCTGGGCACTGCCTGCGGCGCAAGGTGCCGTGCTTGCAGACCGAGATGAGGAGTAA
- a CDS encoding MFS transporter, whose translation MTALDISNTSENEKRIAAVYNKITRRLIPFLILCYFFAYLDRVNVGFAKLHMQDALSFSDTVYGVGAGIFFIGYFLFELPSNLLMQRFGPRFWIARIMISWAVLSAAMIFVKTPTQFYVLRFLLGVAEAGFFPGIVFYLTLWFPSWRSARTLGLFILVTPLSTIIGSPLSGFILKAFEGVEGLHNWQWLFVVEAIPSFLLAFVVLRYLDNDVKSARWLSDDEKQVVTDDLEIDRQRSLKANEGKPPQSLKMMFRNGYVWLLALIFFSFNIGYYGINFWLPSIIKSSGVSDDFHIGLLAALPYVFGAIFMVWNSHHSDLHCERRWHIAIPAVLGAVGLTLSAYCSGSTVWMMAWICLAMSGTLALIPTYISLPGTLLSGTAAAAGIALVNSVGNLAGFFGPTVLGWLKDNTGSTNVGLYILAAFLLLCAPLMFLLPAKLVNPRRDASRP comes from the coding sequence ATGACAGCTTTGGACATCAGTAATACCTCTGAAAATGAAAAAAGGATCGCCGCGGTATATAACAAAATTACCCGCCGCCTCATTCCGTTTTTGATCCTGTGCTATTTCTTCGCCTATTTAGATCGCGTGAACGTCGGTTTTGCCAAACTGCATATGCAGGATGCACTCAGCTTCAGCGATACCGTGTATGGCGTCGGCGCAGGGATCTTCTTCATCGGCTACTTTCTGTTTGAGCTGCCAAGTAATCTGCTGATGCAGCGTTTTGGCCCGCGCTTTTGGATCGCACGGATCATGATCAGTTGGGCAGTACTATCGGCTGCGATGATCTTCGTAAAAACACCCACTCAGTTCTACGTACTTCGTTTCCTGCTAGGTGTGGCAGAAGCAGGATTCTTCCCCGGCATCGTGTTTTATCTCACGCTGTGGTTTCCGTCGTGGCGTTCGGCGCGCACGCTGGGGTTGTTTATTCTCGTCACACCGCTATCCACCATCATCGGCAGCCCGCTGTCTGGTTTTATTCTAAAAGCGTTTGAAGGCGTTGAAGGCCTGCATAACTGGCAATGGCTGTTTGTGGTCGAAGCAATCCCCTCATTCTTGTTGGCCTTCGTGGTATTACGCTATCTCGACAACGACGTGAAATCCGCCCGTTGGCTTAGCGATGATGAAAAACAGGTCGTCACCGACGATCTTGAGATCGACCGTCAACGCAGCCTGAAAGCGAACGAAGGTAAGCCACCACAAAGCCTAAAAATGATGTTTCGTAATGGCTATGTCTGGCTACTGGCGCTGATTTTTTTCAGCTTCAATATTGGCTACTACGGCATCAACTTCTGGCTTCCTTCAATCATTAAAAGTTCTGGCGTGAGTGACGATTTCCATATCGGTTTACTCGCCGCGCTACCTTATGTTTTCGGTGCCATCTTCATGGTGTGGAACAGCCATCACTCCGATCTGCACTGCGAGCGGCGCTGGCACATTGCTATTCCTGCCGTACTCGGTGCGGTGGGACTTACGCTCAGTGCATATTGCAGCGGCTCAACCGTATGGATGATGGCGTGGATATGTTTGGCGATGTCCGGCACCTTGGCGCTGATCCCAACCTATATCAGCCTTCCCGGTACGTTGCTGTCTGGCACCGCTGCCGCTGCGGGTATCGCATTAGTTAACTCAGTCGGCAATCTGGCTGGATTCTTTGGCCCTACGGTTCTTGGTTGGCTCAAAGACAACACCGGCAGCACCAATGTCGGGCTGTATATCCTCGCCGCATTTTTATTGCTGTGCGCTCCCCTGATGTTTTTGTTACCAGCCAAGCTGGTTAATCCCCGCCGTGATGCAAGCAGACCCTAA
- a CDS encoding sugar porter family MFS transporter, which yields MTTHSIPQSVPHTNRQTLLICFLAALAGLLFGLDMGVIAGALPFLAKEFALSSHQQEMVVSIMMLGAALGALCSGPLCTRIGRKKTLLIGSVLFVVGSIGCALAGDLQMLIISRFLLGAAVGVASFVAPLYLSEIAPEHIRGSMISLYQLMITIGILAAFLSDTALSASGNWRWMLGVITIPALILFIGVLTLPESPRWLMMKDKHALAEKVLLLLRSTHTEAHAELEAIRQSVQIKQRGWQLFRANSHFRRSTYLGILLQFMQQFTGMTVIMYYAPKIFAIAGFASTEQQMWGTVIAGLTNVLATFIAIGLVDRWGRKPILKLGFSVMAICMAAMGYMFFVGITSATEQYTAVTLLLIFIVGFAMSAGPLIWVLCSEIQPLAGRDFGVTCSTMANWIANMIIGATFLTLIDTIGSAGTFWLYAGLNVVCIVLTLLFVPETKNISLENIEKKLMAGSPLRSIGSAL from the coding sequence ATGACTACGCATTCAATTCCGCAGTCTGTACCCCATACCAATCGGCAAACATTGCTGATCTGTTTTTTAGCTGCACTGGCTGGTTTGCTCTTCGGCCTCGATATGGGCGTGATTGCCGGAGCGCTCCCGTTCTTAGCCAAAGAATTCGCCCTTAGCAGCCACCAGCAAGAGATGGTTGTCAGCATCATGATGTTAGGCGCGGCGCTCGGCGCATTATGCAGTGGCCCGCTTTGTACCCGAATTGGACGTAAAAAAACGTTGCTCATCGGCTCTGTTTTATTTGTTGTCGGTTCGATTGGCTGTGCGCTGGCGGGTGATTTGCAGATGCTGATTATTTCGCGTTTTTTACTCGGCGCGGCGGTTGGCGTGGCTTCATTTGTGGCCCCGCTCTATCTGTCTGAAATCGCACCAGAACACATCCGCGGCAGCATGATTTCCCTGTATCAGTTGATGATCACCATTGGGATTTTAGCCGCCTTTTTATCCGATACGGCGCTCAGCGCCAGCGGTAACTGGCGTTGGATGCTGGGCGTTATCACCATTCCTGCCCTGATTCTATTTATCGGCGTGCTGACGCTGCCTGAAAGCCCTCGCTGGCTGATGATGAAAGACAAACATGCGCTGGCGGAAAAAGTTCTGCTATTGCTGCGTTCCACCCACACAGAAGCCCATGCCGAACTCGAAGCCATTCGCCAAAGCGTGCAGATAAAGCAGCGCGGCTGGCAGTTATTCCGCGCCAATAGCCATTTCCGCCGCTCCACCTACTTGGGCATTTTATTGCAGTTTATGCAGCAGTTCACCGGCATGACCGTGATCATGTATTACGCACCGAAGATCTTCGCCATTGCTGGATTTGCCTCTACCGAGCAGCAAATGTGGGGAACCGTTATTGCTGGACTCACCAACGTGCTCGCCACCTTTATTGCGATTGGCTTGGTCGATCGCTGGGGACGTAAACCGATCCTCAAACTCGGCTTTAGCGTGATGGCGATCTGCATGGCAGCAATGGGCTATATGTTCTTTGTTGGCATCACCAGTGCCACAGAGCAATACACCGCCGTCACGCTATTGCTGATCTTTATCGTCGGCTTTGCCATGAGCGCAGGCCCGCTGATCTGGGTGCTCTGTTCCGAGATCCAACCGCTGGCCGGTCGTGATTTTGGTGTCACGTGCTCCACCATGGCCAACTGGATCGCCAATATGATCATCGGCGCCACTTTCCTCACGCTCATCGACACCATCGGCAGCGCTGGCACCTTCTGGCTCTATGCCGGGCTCAACGTGGTTTGCATCGTGCTTACCCTGCTGTTTGTCCCTGAAACTAAAAATATCTCTTTGGAAAACATCGAGAAAAAGCTAATGGCTGGCTCACCGCTGAGAAGCATCGGCAGCGCGCTCTAA
- a CDS encoding SMP-30/gluconolactonase/LRE family protein, which produces MNLNALQNPSIVGDYRATLGESPVWCFRSQSLIWVDILQHRLLRFWPQQDERIEIHTLPFLCSAALLTTEPEQFLLVTTQGVMLYDYRQQSYRALCCWPEDNRTRPNEAAIAPDGSLWFSTMDKTAQLAIGSWYRFRYGCAQPEKMLSGQHVPNTLVWHGRHAWFVDTFRHCFCRSDAQHMSESTLHEWPITSLLADGSALTHNGILLNACWGSACITAYRLGDAAPEWLATYSLPVTQPTSGAFGGPDFHDLYITSASDGLVEPANTEGALLRYQTSYTGQQATLFTLNNH; this is translated from the coding sequence ATGAACCTCAACGCGCTGCAAAATCCGTCTATTGTCGGCGATTACCGCGCCACGCTCGGGGAGTCTCCAGTGTGGTGTTTCCGCTCTCAGTCGCTGATCTGGGTGGATATTTTGCAGCACCGCCTGCTGCGCTTTTGGCCGCAGCAGGATGAACGTATCGAGATCCACACATTACCTTTTCTCTGTAGCGCCGCGCTGCTTACGACCGAACCTGAACAATTTCTGCTGGTCACCACACAGGGCGTGATGCTGTACGACTATCGCCAGCAAAGCTATCGCGCATTGTGCTGCTGGCCTGAAGATAACCGAACACGCCCGAACGAAGCGGCCATTGCACCAGATGGCTCGCTGTGGTTCAGCACCATGGATAAAACCGCTCAGTTAGCCATCGGCAGCTGGTATCGCTTTCGCTACGGCTGCGCCCAGCCAGAAAAAATGCTCAGCGGGCAGCATGTTCCCAATACGCTGGTCTGGCACGGCAGACACGCTTGGTTTGTCGATACTTTTCGCCATTGTTTTTGCCGTAGTGATGCTCAGCACATGAGCGAAAGCACGCTCCACGAATGGCCGATCACTTCATTGCTGGCCGACGGTTCAGCGCTTACGCATAACGGAATATTGCTCAATGCCTGCTGGGGAAGTGCCTGTATTACCGCCTACCGCTTGGGCGATGCCGCACCTGAATGGCTGGCAACCTATTCACTTCCCGTCACTCAACCGACAAGCGGTGCCTTCGGCGGGCCAGATTTCCACGATCTCTATATCACTTCAGCGTCTGATGGGCTCGTCGAGCCTGCAAACACTGAGGGCGCACTTTTACGTTATCAAACCTCCTACACCGGGCAGCAAGCCACGCTGTTCACCCTAAATAATCATTAA
- a CDS encoding 2-dehydro-3-deoxy-6-phosphogalactonate aldolase, which translates to MNYLSFASRWQQCSLPLIAILRGVTPEEAQGVAETLLECGFTYLEVPLNSPQPFESIAIMAKTVGSRGFVGAGTVLTEHQVHQVADAGGQLIISPNMDSSVIRASGELGLTSLPGIATPSEAFTALRAGASALKLFPAELITPAIVKAMRAVLPAEAVCLPVGGIHPDAEQMRSYRQSGARGFGLGGGLYQPGISLTTLRERAKAYHDAWHQADKK; encoded by the coding sequence ATGAACTACCTTAGCTTTGCATCTCGCTGGCAGCAGTGTTCATTGCCGCTAATCGCTATCTTGCGCGGGGTTACGCCTGAAGAAGCGCAGGGCGTGGCGGAAACGCTGCTTGAATGCGGTTTTACCTATTTGGAAGTGCCGCTTAATAGCCCTCAGCCATTCGAATCTATTGCGATTATGGCGAAGACCGTCGGTAGTCGTGGATTCGTTGGGGCCGGAACGGTACTCACCGAGCATCAGGTTCATCAGGTCGCTGATGCCGGTGGGCAGTTGATTATCTCACCGAATATGGACTCTTCGGTTATCCGCGCCAGCGGTGAGTTAGGGCTTACCAGCCTGCCCGGCATCGCAACGCCGAGTGAAGCATTTACTGCACTGCGTGCGGGAGCCAGTGCGCTCAAGCTCTTTCCCGCGGAGCTGATAACGCCCGCGATCGTTAAAGCGATGCGAGCTGTTTTACCCGCAGAAGCTGTTTGTCTTCCCGTGGGCGGGATTCATCCTGACGCCGAGCAAATGCGTAGCTACAGGCAGTCTGGCGCGCGTGGTTTTGGCTTAGGTGGCGGCTTATATCAGCCGGGAATTTCGCTAACCACGCTACGTGAACGAGCGAAGGCCTATCACGACGCTTGGCATCAGGCTGATAAAAAATGA